A segment of the Aureimonas sp. SA4125 genome:
CGAGGATCTCGCACTCGGCTCCCATGCGCTTGCACATCTCGCGTGCAAGATCAGCCTCTATGCCCGTCAGATTACCGCTGGCGTCCACCATACTGAAGGGCGGATAGACGCCCTCGTTGCCGAGCTTCAGCGTTTCCGCGACGGCCGTGGACGCGATGGGAAGCAGGGCCGTCAGGCTCGCCAGCACGGCAAAGGCGAGGCCGGCGCGCCTCCGGCCGTTGGAGTGGCGCTCTGCCCCGGACGCCCCGGCGGAAAAGGACCTGCTATGCGTCGAGCGATTTTCCATGGACGTGGTTCCCGTTGGTTGGAGACAGGCAAAACGCGGCGCGAGCCCCATAGCCGGCGATGCTCGATCAGTTGGACGCGTCGACGCAGGCCGCCTCTGCGGCCAGGATGGTAATGTCCAGATACTCCTTGCGAATCTTGGTGTAGGTGCAGTCTTCGATGATCGCGGCCAAGGCGACGTTCATCCTCTCGACGATCGCCTCGTCGCCCTTGCGCACGGCCCAGCTGTACCCGCGCTTGTTCTCTGGAATGGATGGATCTCCGATCCAGTGATCACCGCCGGCGAGGAGATAATCCTTGCCATCCGGCTTGTTGATCAGTTCCAGCGTCCAGTTGATCTTTGAATCGAAGACGAGGTCGATACGACCGGCCAGCAGATCGAGGCGCATCTGGTCGGGATTGTCATAGAGAACGGGGGAGAACAGCCCCTCGAAATTCTTTTCGACATAAGGGATCGACGCGGCGCCCCGCTGGAGGCCGAGCTTCAGATTCTTGCCGGCGAGCCCCTCAGGGGTGAAGGTCAGGTCGCTGCCCTTGCGCACCACGAAGGTCGTGGGATTGTAGACGATCGGCGTGCTGTATGTCAGTTTTTCCAGGCGCTCCGGCGTCGGTGAAAGCTGGCTCGCAAGGATGTTGAACTTGCCCTGCAGGATCGACGGCACCAGAGCCTTGAAATCCATCACGACGAACTCGCATTCAACCTCCATCCGCTTACACATCTCGCGGGCTAGCGCCGGCTCGAAGCCCGTCAACTCTCCGTCGGAAGCCACGACGCTGAAGGGCGGATAGACCCCTTCATTGCCGAGCACGAGCGTTTCCGCCGCTGCAAGGCGCGGGATCAGAAGCAATGCTCCCATCAGCATGCTGGCGGCCGAGAGAGTGACTTTGGACAGTCTGGACATGAAGAGGCTCCTTATGCGTGAGAACGGGACGTCGGGTGGAGGCGCGGGACGCGGGCGCTAAAAATCCAGAAGATTGTCGCGCAGCTGCTCGTGCGCGTAGGCCTTGCGTGTCAGCCCGCGGTGCTGGAGCACCGGCACGAGGCCGTCGGTGATTGAGGCAACGGTGCGCCGATTGACGTTTGGCTGCTCGATCAGGAAGCCGTCGCCTCCGACCTCTTCCATCACCTCCGCCATCTGGCTGGCGATGCTGTCGGGAGTGCCGACCATGTCGACGCAGTAGCCGCTCGTCGTATGCTCGATGATCGCCTCACGGAGAGTCTTGCCGGATGAGCGGGCGAGGAACTGCGCAAGGCTCGACTGATGTCCATTGGTGGTGAGTTCCCCGATGGGGGCGTCGAGATCGCAGCCCGACAGGTCAAGATTGGTGCTCCAACCGAAGCGTGCGAGGCGCTGGTCGATGTTCCTTTCGGACGCGGCCCGACGCTCGGCGATGCGCTCGGCGGCCTCCGTCATCGTTTCCGTCACGATCGGCTGCACCAGGAACAGGACCTTGCAGTGCTTCGGGTCCCGTCCGATCGCAGCCATCTCGGCGTGAATGTCTTCGCGGTACTGTTTCATGGAGGCCACGCCCTTCGGTGCTGCCACGATCGTGTCGGCATAGCGGGCGGCGAAACCCTTGCCGCTTTTCGAGCCACCCGCCTGGGCGATGACGGGCTGACCCTGCGGCAGTGGGCCTGAATTTAAGGGTCCGCGCGAGGAGTAGTATTTTCCCTTGTAGTCGATCGTATGGACCTTGCCGTGATCGATCAGCACGCCGGTGTCGCGATCCCCGACGATCGCGCCAGGCTCCCATGATCCCCAGAGCCCCTGGCATATCTGCATGTACTCCTCAGCCATCACGTAGCGTTCGTCATGGTCCGCCAGTTGCTCCATGCCGAAGTTCTGGGCAGAGAGGTCCGAACTGCCCGTGACGACGTTCCAGCCGCCTCGCCCGAGCGAGATCTGATCGAGGGTGCCGACGATCCGTGAGGTGAGGTAAGGATGATAGGCAAAGGTCGACAGCGTCGGCACGATGCCCAGGCGCGTCGTAGCGGCTGCCATCAATGTGGCGACGACCGAAGGTTCCTGACGCGGCACGCTAATGCCGTTGGTGAGGAAAATCTCACGCGAATCCTGCCAGTTCTGCCCAATATAGATAGAGTCTTCTATGAGGATGTAGTCGAAGCAGGAGCGCTCCATTGCGCGGGCGAGGTCGAGATAGGCGCTTGGATACATCCAATCATGAGCGGTGTTTCCGGACCATTTGTCACCCCACCCACCAATGCTGGAGCCTTGAAGAAACCAACCGAGATGGAACATATTTGCTGGCATGAACCGCTTCCCCTTGAGCACAGCCTGTCTCCTTCGGTCCGGAGGAGGCTTGCTGCAGCACGACATGAGGAGCGTATCGGCGTTTTCCTTTGTTAAACATGGCGAAAGGACAAACTGAAATCCGGCTTTGCCGAACCTTGCAACGCATCTTATTGCAGCGCAGCGACGCCTTTTTGATCATTATTTGGCAGCGCAGCAGAGGCGTCGTACGCAGCCATCGGCCCTCCAAGCGGTCGCTCGTCAAGCGAAAGGTACCGTATAGCTAAATAATACCGCCAAGCGGATGACCTGACTCTGGCGTGATTTGCTTGGTATTCGCGGCGGTGATTTCCTTGTCCCGGACGGGATGAGGGAGAGGTTCCTGGCTCTGGAGATCAGCGACAGATATTCGGCAGG
Coding sequences within it:
- a CDS encoding transporter substrate-binding domain-containing protein; protein product: MSRLSKVTLSAASMLMGALLLIPRLAAAETLVLGNEGVYPPFSVVASDGELTGFEPALAREMCKRMEVECEFVVMDFKALVPSILQGKFNILASQLSPTPERLEKLTYSTPIVYNPTTFVVRKGSDLTFTPEGLAGKNLKLGLQRGAASIPYVEKNFEGLFSPVLYDNPDQMRLDLLAGRIDLVFDSKINWTLELINKPDGKDYLLAGGDHWIGDPSIPENKRGYSWAVRKGDEAIVERMNVALAAIIEDCTYTKIRKEYLDITILAAEAACVDASN
- a CDS encoding NtaA/DmoA family FMN-dependent monooxygenase (This protein belongs to a clade of FMN-dependent monooxygenases, within a broader family of flavin-dependent oxidoreductases, the luciferase-like monooxygenase (LMM) family, some of whose members use coenzyme F420 rather than FMN.), giving the protein MLKGKRFMPANMFHLGWFLQGSSIGGWGDKWSGNTAHDWMYPSAYLDLARAMERSCFDYILIEDSIYIGQNWQDSREIFLTNGISVPRQEPSVVATLMAAATTRLGIVPTLSTFAYHPYLTSRIVGTLDQISLGRGGWNVVTGSSDLSAQNFGMEQLADHDERYVMAEEYMQICQGLWGSWEPGAIVGDRDTGVLIDHGKVHTIDYKGKYYSSRGPLNSGPLPQGQPVIAQAGGSKSGKGFAARYADTIVAAPKGVASMKQYREDIHAEMAAIGRDPKHCKVLFLVQPIVTETMTEAAERIAERRAASERNIDQRLARFGWSTNLDLSGCDLDAPIGELTTNGHQSSLAQFLARSSGKTLREAIIEHTTSGYCVDMVGTPDSIASQMAEVMEEVGGDGFLIEQPNVNRRTVASITDGLVPVLQHRGLTRKAYAHEQLRDNLLDF